The genomic DNA GAGCACTACCGCCTCGTCGTCGACGGCGACTACGTTCAGGTCTGGCATGGCAATACCCAAATCGGCCTCCTCCTGAACCGCGCTGGGGTGCAGGAGAAAGCCCGCGACCTTGTCGAGCGGCGGCGCCAGGAGCTGCGCGAGGTCGAAGCGCAGACCGGCTGGAAGTGGACGCCGCCACCCACCGGCTGAGCGCCGCGACGCAGCGAGCGCCCAGCAGCGAGCAGTCCCGTAGGATGGGCGCCCCTTCGCTCCTCCGACGCAATCAGGGTCGGATGCTGCTGCTTGTCATTCTGCTTGCCGCTGCGGCGCTGCGTTTCGCGCAGATTGGCGAGCTGCCCGCCGGCTTTCAGCACGATGAAGCCGCCTATGTCCTCGACGCCCGCAACGTGCTCGCCGGCGAGCTTCAGGTTTTCTTCGAGCGCAGCAACGGCCGCGAGCCGCTTTACATCTATGCGCTCGCCGGCTCGTTCGCCATGTTCGGCATCGGCGTCTGGCCTGCGCGGATCGTCTCGGCGGCGTTTGGGCTGCTCACCGTCGCCGTCGTGTATCGGCTCACCGCCGACCTCTTCGGCCGCCGCGCCGCGCTGCTCGCCGCCGCCTTTGTCGCCCTCGCATACTGGCCGGTCCATGTCTCCCACACTGCGTTCCGCGCCGTCACGCTGCCGCTCTTTCTCTCCCTCGCCGCCCTCGCCTTCTGGCGGGCTGTCGCCTACGGCGGGCTCGGGCGCTACGCGCTTGCCGGGGCATTCGCTGGCGCAACAATGTACACCTATCTCTCCAGCCGCTTTCTGCCTCTGCTGCTCGCCGCTTGGGCCGCCGCAGCGTGGTGGTGCGGCCGACGCGCCAAGGAGCCCTCGATCTCGGTCGGCGGGCTGGTTGTTCTCGCTGCGATCGCCGCGCTCGTCTTCTCGCCCCTCGGGCGGTACTTCTGGCAGCATCCCGACGCCTTTGCCCTTCGCTCCGCTCAAGTGAACGACCTCCGCCCCATCCTTCTTGAGGGCGACTTCCGGCCGCTGCTGCGCGATACGCTGAACACGCTCGGCATGTTCGTCGTCCGCGGCGATGAGTCGTGGAAGTACAACCTGTCCGGCCGGCCAGTGTTCGACCCCCTCTCCGGCGCGCTCTTCCTCAGCGGGCTGGCCCTCACCGCCGGCCGCGCGCTCAGCCGCGGCCCGCGCGCTTTTCCCTCGCTCCTGCTGCTCTGCTGGCTCGTCGTCATGCTGCTGCCCGGCTGTATCTCCGGCGAGAGCCCGCACTTCCTGCGCACCATCGGCGCGCAGCCGGTCATCTTCATGCTGCCGGCACTTGCCCTCGACTGGCTTGCGGACCGCTTCCCGGCGCGGCTCGCCATGCCCGCCGCAGTTGCGGGCTTCGCCCTGTTCGGCGCGCTCACCGCTCACGACTTCTTCGTCCGCTGGGCCAGCGCGCCCGAGCAGCGCGCCTTTTTCCGTGCCGACTACGCGACGCTGGCGCGGCGGCTCCAATTCCGTGAGCTGCCAACGATCGCAGGGGAGTATCCGTATGACCTCGACCCACTCGACCTGAACGTGATCGCCGGACGCGACGTGCCGGCGCGCTGGTTCGACGGCCAGCAGGCACTGCTTATCCCCGCAAGCGGCGGGCTCGTCTACTTTCCCGCCTTTGCCCGGCCGCCAGGACTGGATGCGCTCACGCCGGTGGTAGACGTGCCGGGACCGGGCGGCCAGCGCGGGCTGACCGCCTACGACGCCGCCCGTCTTCCTGCGCGCTCAGAGCAGAACGGCCCGACATTCGGCCGCCATCTTCTCCTGACCGGAGCGGCAGTACCCGAGACTGTTCGTGCCGGCGAGACGATTACGGTGCCGGTCGACTGGCTGGTCCAAGCGGGCAGCGCGCCGCACGACCTCTCCTTCTCGCTCAAACTCGTCGGACCGTGGTCAAGCGTCTGGGCAGCGCATGACCTCTCTCCCGTCCCCCCGCGCGACTGGGAGCCGGGCGATCGCTTCACAGTCTTCCATCGCCTCGCCCTCGACCCCGCCACCCCGCCCGGGATCTACTCCTTCGCGCTCCAGGTCTATCGCCGGGAGACGATCGTTCCCGAGCCAGTTGCAGGCGGCTCAGCCGCTGACCAGCACGTCCTCGGCCTCGTCACCGTCGCGCGGGGACGGCCGGAGGATCAGGCGCGGCTCGTCTTCCGTCACACGACGCCGGCTGTCTTCGGCGACGCGATCGCGCTCCTCGGCTACGACATCGACAAGCCGGTGGCAGCGGCAGGCGAAACGCTCGGCGTCACGCTCTACTGGAAAGCGCTGCGGGACGGCGATCGCGACTTGACCGTCTTTACTCACTTGCTCCCTGAGAGCGAGCCGACGACGCTCTACGGTCAGCGCGACAGTCAGCCCGTCTTCGGCGCTTACCCGACAACCGAGTGGCGCGCCGGCGAGGTGATCAAAGACCGCTACGACATCCCGATCGATCCGAACGCGCCCGCCGGTCGCTACCGGATCGCGGTCGGGCTGTACGACCGCGCGACCGGCGAGCGCCTGCCGCTGCGGCCAGTCGTCTGGTCGCCGCTCGACCGGGCCGTCCAACTGCTGGCGCGGCTCGGCCTTCCCTACGAGCGGGAGCGGATCGACCCCGACCGCGTCCTTCTGCGGCCTACCATTATCGAACGGAGGTAGCCCATGCGTGCGTGGCGCCTGCACGCGGTCGGGTCGATCGACCGCCTGCGCCTCGAGGACGTTCCCGAGCCCGCCTGCGGCCCAGACGACGTCCTTGTCCGCATCCGCGCGATCGGGCTGAACAGCTCCGAACTGCAGCTGATCAACGGCGAGTGGGAAGGCTATCACCACGGGCGGACGCTCCCCATGTCCCCCGGCATTGAGGCGGCGGGCGAGGTGATCGCGGTGGGCGAGCGCGTCACCGACCGCGCCGTAGGCGACCGGGTGGCGGTCCACTACTGGTGGAGCTGCGGCGTCTGCGACCAATGCCTCGACGGCTGGGAGAACACCTGCCTCCAGCGCCGTCAGTTCGGCCGCACCGTCGACGGCGCCTATCAGGAGGTCGCCCGCGTTCCGGCCCAGTTCGCCATCCCGTTGGCAGACCCGGTCTCCTTTGAGACCGCAGCCGCGCTTTCGACCGCGGCAGCAACGGCATGGCACATGCTGATCCGCCATGGGGAGCTCCGCGCCGGCGAGTGGGTGCTGATTACCGGCGCCTCGAGCGGGATCGGCGTCGCCGGCGTGCAGGTGGCGCGGCTGGCGGGAGCGCGGCTGATCGGCACGGCGGGCTCGCCTGAGAAAGTAGCGCGGCTGCGCGAGCTCGGCATCGAGCATGCCATCGACCACCGCGCCACGCCGGATTTCACACAGCATGTGCTCGAGATCACCGACGGGCGCGGCGTCGACCTCGTCTACGACGTCCCGGGCGCGGCGACGATCCCGCCGGCGCTGCGGACGCTGCGCCCGCGGGGGCGGCTGATCCTCGGGGGCTACATGTCAGGCAAAGTCGCGCCTCTCGACCTGATCGCGGCCATCGCCAAGGAGTGGCGCATCTTCGGCTCGGCAACGTGGACACGCCCCGAACTGCGGCATGTCCTCGACCTCGTCGCGCGGGGCGCGCTCGTCCCAGTGATCGACTCGGTTGTGCCGTTCGAGGCGCTGCCGGCAGGGCTGCGCAAGATGGAGCGGCGCGACCTGTTCGGCAAGATCGTCGTGACAGTCTAACCCCTGCTCAGCGCAGCAGCACCCCGGCGATGGTGACCCACGACGTTTTCTCGTTGTCGGCCGGGCACTGCTCGTAACGCAGCACTTCGCCTCGGCTCTCGGCGAGGTAGCGCAAGGTTAGGTAGATCGGCGGCAAACCGCAGTACTTGCGCGCGTCGCGCTCGGCGCGCAGGTCGCCGAAGAACTGCTCGAAATCTCCCGCGCAGAGCGCCGCGAGGGTCCGTTCATCCTGCTCCCGCAGCCGTTCCTGCTCCCGAGCGCGGAACGGCGGGTCGCCGAACGCCGGCCCGACGTGGGCGAGATCTGCTGCCGCGACGACAAGCACCCGCTTGCCAGCGAGCGCCGTGTGCAGCGCATCGAGCAGGGCGGCGAATGTTCGGTCGTGCGCAGGGTCGCGCTCACCCGCGGTGTAGGGGTAGAACGAGCCGCATAGGATCGGTACAATCGGCGTCGGCTTTCCTTCGAGCGCCCAGTGCAGCCAGACCGCCGCCAGCTCGATCGAATGCTCGGTGCGGTGATGCAGTTCTTCGGCGAACGCCTCCTCCTCGCCGATGGCGCGGGCAGCGGCGGCGATCGTCGGCGAGTCGGGCGGGAGAAGCCCAAAGGGCGTCCGGTAGCCGTGGCGGGTGAGGGTGAGCCGGCCGGGGCTGCCGACATGATCGGTGCCGAAGATGACAATCGTGTCGGCAGCGCGCGCCGCCGCAGCCGCCGCCTGCCAGGTCTCACCGTAGACCGGTCCACCGCGGGCGTAGTCGATGTGCGGGCTGATGACAGCGCGGACCCCGTCATCAGCCGGCCTGGTCGGCGGACACCACCCGGCGATTTGGTCAAGGAGGTCATCCACCCGCTCCGGGTAGACAAGACCGGCATGGTAGGGCAGGCGGTGCGGCTGCGCTCGGTACTCAGCAAGCTGCGCCGCCTGCGCGGCGAAGAACCGCTCCGATTCGAACACGAGCGCTTCGTCCAGTTCGTCGACAATCTGCTGGACGTCGTCGACGCGGACCGCCTCGCCGGTCCGCAGCTGAAGCGCTGCCGCGAGGGTGGGAATGTCGCGCGTGCCGTCGCAGAGCGAGAGGAGGAGCGCGACCGCTGGCGGCGCGAGGATCGGCCCCGGCAAAAACCCCTGCCGATCTTGGAGCAGCAGCATCGGCTCGCCCTCGTGGCGGACCCAGCGCGCATCGAGCGAACGAAGACGTGGCTTCATGCGAAATCCGGCTGTCGCTTCTCGCGAAACGCCCGCAGTCCCTCGCGGCCGTCGCGGCTATTCAGCAGCAAGCTTTGACTGACAATTTCATCTTGCAGCACATCACCGAGATCGAGCAAGAGACCGCGTTCGAGCGCGCGCTTGGCGACCGCAAGCGCGAGCGCCGGGCCGCGCGCGATCCGCTGCGCCAGCGCCAGCGCTTCTGGAAGCAGCCGGTCGGGCGGCAGGACGCGGTTGACGAGGCCGATCCGCTCGGCGTCAGCCGCCGAAATGAGGTCGCCGGTAAACGCCAGTTCGTACGCCTTCGCGAGACCGACGAGGCGCGGCAGGAAGTAGCTGGCGCCCATATCCGGACCGAGCCCGACGCGGGCGAAAGTGAGCCCGATGCGCGCCGTTTCCGCCATCAGCCGGATATCGGCAGCAAGGGCGACTGAGCAGCCCGCGCCGGCGGCATCGCCGTTAATGGCGGCAATCACCGGCTTCGAAAGCGAGCGGAGCAGCGCGATGAAGGCGTGCGACTGAGTGAAGCGGCCGACAGCAGCTTCGACCGTCTCGTCCAGGTCGAGCACCTCGTCGACATCGGCACCGGCCGAGAAGGCGTTGCCCGCGCCCGTGATGATGAGAACGCGAAGCGCCGAGGTACTCTCAACGTCACGCACGATCAGGCTCAATTCAGCATAGGTTTGGAGCGCCAAGGCGTTGCGCTTCTCCGGCCGGTTGAGCGTAGCGATCGCAACGGGGCCTTGGCGCTCGTACAGAACGTGATCCATCAGGTCCTCGCGGCAGGTGGCGTGAAATACGGGATGATATCGCGGCCGAGCGCTTCGAGCTGCTCGGCGATCTGCTCGACCGGGCCGACCGGACGCATCACGAATTTGGTCGCGCCCACTGCGATGTACTGTTCAACGGCGTTGCGAACGTCGGCGACGGTGCCGAGCGCATAGTACGGCTGATCAAGCGAGGCGCCGCGAAGGCGCGCCGGCCGCAGAAGGTGGGCCGCGGCTCGTTCAATAGCCTCCTCACGCCTGCTCGCGACATGGTAGAAGAGCAGCGTGCCGAAGTGGTCGCGCTCGATCGCGCGCTGTGCCTCGCGCTCATAGCGATGGATTGCCGCCACTCCCTCGGCGAACTCCTCAGGGGTGACAAACGAGGGCAGCCAGCCGTCGCCGAGCGTGCCGGCACGCCGGAGCGCCGCCTCAGTCTGTCCGCCGATCCAGATCGGCACCGGCTGCTGGACCGGCTTAGGCTGCAGCGCAATCTCCTCCACCTGAAAATAGCGGCCATGGAACGTGACGCGTTCTTCGGTCCAGAGCCGGCGCATCAGGACGATCGCTTCATCGGCGCGGCCCCCGCGCTCGTGCTTCGGGACGCCGCAAGCCTGCCATTCCCGCTCATCGTCCGTGCCGACGCCGACCGCGAGCAGCATCCGGCCGCAGGAGAGAAAATCGATCGTCGCGACCTCTTTCGCGAGGAGAACGGGCTGGCGAAGCGGGAGGACAAGAACGCTCGGCCCAAATTTCATTCGGCGCGTTCGGCCGGCGATCGCGGCGAAGGTAGTGATCGGCTCCAGGCTGGGCTGAGGCCCCATCACGCGGTCCGAGATCCAGATCGAGTCGATCCCCTCGCGCTCGCAGAGATCGACCCACTGCCAGAAACGATCGGGCCGCCGGTCAGGCACGGCGGCGAGACCGACGCCAAGCTTGATCGCCGAGGACTGCGGTGCGGTCACGCTCCTCCCTTGCCTCCCGCCAGCCAGCCCAGAATGGCCGTGCTGAAACGCTAGGCCGGTGTCTCTCCC from Dehalococcoidia bacterium includes the following:
- a CDS encoding glycosyltransferase family 39 protein, with the translated sequence MLLLVILLAAAALRFAQIGELPAGFQHDEAAYVLDARNVLAGELQVFFERSNGREPLYIYALAGSFAMFGIGVWPARIVSAAFGLLTVAVVYRLTADLFGRRAALLAAAFVALAYWPVHVSHTAFRAVTLPLFLSLAALAFWRAVAYGGLGRYALAGAFAGATMYTYLSSRFLPLLLAAWAAAAWWCGRRAKEPSISVGGLVVLAAIAALVFSPLGRYFWQHPDAFALRSAQVNDLRPILLEGDFRPLLRDTLNTLGMFVVRGDESWKYNLSGRPVFDPLSGALFLSGLALTAGRALSRGPRAFPSLLLLCWLVVMLLPGCISGESPHFLRTIGAQPVIFMLPALALDWLADRFPARLAMPAAVAGFALFGALTAHDFFVRWASAPEQRAFFRADYATLARRLQFRELPTIAGEYPYDLDPLDLNVIAGRDVPARWFDGQQALLIPASGGLVYFPAFARPPGLDALTPVVDVPGPGGQRGLTAYDAARLPARSEQNGPTFGRHLLLTGAAVPETVRAGETITVPVDWLVQAGSAPHDLSFSLKLVGPWSSVWAAHDLSPVPPRDWEPGDRFTVFHRLALDPATPPGIYSFALQVYRRETIVPEPVAGGSAADQHVLGLVTVARGRPEDQARLVFRHTTPAVFGDAIALLGYDIDKPVAAAGETLGVTLYWKALRDGDRDLTVFTHLLPESEPTTLYGQRDSQPVFGAYPTTEWRAGEVIKDRYDIPIDPNAPAGRYRIAVGLYDRATGERLPLRPVVWSPLDRAVQLLARLGLPYERERIDPDRVLLRPTIIERR
- a CDS encoding zinc-binding dehydrogenase, which produces MRAWRLHAVGSIDRLRLEDVPEPACGPDDVLVRIRAIGLNSSELQLINGEWEGYHHGRTLPMSPGIEAAGEVIAVGERVTDRAVGDRVAVHYWWSCGVCDQCLDGWENTCLQRRQFGRTVDGAYQEVARVPAQFAIPLADPVSFETAAALSTAAATAWHMLIRHGELRAGEWVLITGASSGIGVAGVQVARLAGARLIGTAGSPEKVARLRELGIEHAIDHRATPDFTQHVLEITDGRGVDLVYDVPGAATIPPALRTLRPRGRLILGGYMSGKVAPLDLIAAIAKEWRIFGSATWTRPELRHVLDLVARGALVPVIDSVVPFEALPAGLRKMERRDLFGKIVVTV
- the amrB gene encoding AmmeMemoRadiSam system protein B, with protein sequence MKPRLRSLDARWVRHEGEPMLLLQDRQGFLPGPILAPPAVALLLSLCDGTRDIPTLAAALQLRTGEAVRVDDVQQIVDELDEALVFESERFFAAQAAQLAEYRAQPHRLPYHAGLVYPERVDDLLDQIAGWCPPTRPADDGVRAVISPHIDYARGGPVYGETWQAAAAAARAADTIVIFGTDHVGSPGRLTLTRHGYRTPFGLLPPDSPTIAAAARAIGEEEAFAEELHHRTEHSIELAAVWLHWALEGKPTPIVPILCGSFYPYTAGERDPAHDRTFAALLDALHTALAGKRVLVVAAADLAHVGPAFGDPPFRAREQERLREQDERTLAALCAGDFEQFFGDLRAERDARKYCGLPPIYLTLRYLAESRGEVLRYEQCPADNEKTSWVTIAGVLLR
- a CDS encoding enoyl-CoA hydratase-related protein, encoding MDHVLYERQGPVAIATLNRPEKRNALALQTYAELSLIVRDVESTSALRVLIITGAGNAFSAGADVDEVLDLDETVEAAVGRFTQSHAFIALLRSLSKPVIAAINGDAAGAGCSVALAADIRLMAETARIGLTFARVGLGPDMGASYFLPRLVGLAKAYELAFTGDLISAADAERIGLVNRVLPPDRLLPEALALAQRIARGPALALAVAKRALERGLLLDLGDVLQDEIVSQSLLLNSRDGREGLRAFREKRQPDFA
- a CDS encoding LLM class flavin-dependent oxidoreductase — encoded protein: MTAPQSSAIKLGVGLAAVPDRRPDRFWQWVDLCEREGIDSIWISDRVMGPQPSLEPITTFAAIAGRTRRMKFGPSVLVLPLRQPVLLAKEVATIDFLSCGRMLLAVGVGTDDEREWQACGVPKHERGGRADEAIVLMRRLWTEERVTFHGRYFQVEEIALQPKPVQQPVPIWIGGQTEAALRRAGTLGDGWLPSFVTPEEFAEGVAAIHRYEREAQRAIERDHFGTLLFYHVASRREEAIERAAAHLLRPARLRGASLDQPYYALGTVADVRNAVEQYIAVGATKFVMRPVGPVEQIAEQLEALGRDIIPYFTPPAART